A stretch of the Actinomyces qiguomingii genome encodes the following:
- a CDS encoding helix-turn-helix domain-containing protein, which produces MWRQDCSRAAAKRALLTQAAKEWAIRAVGVEFMSVARVAASLGVSWHTANEAVLERAKTALINDPGRLAGVEVHGVDEHVWRHTRKGDRYVTVIMGLDPVCWTR; this is translated from the coding sequence GTGTGGCGCCAAGACTGTTCTAGGGCCGCGGCCAAGCGGGCTTTGCTGACCCAGGCGGCCAAGGAGTGGGCGATCCGGGCCGTGGGGGTGGAGTTCATGTCCGTGGCGCGCGTAGCAGCGTCGCTGGGGGTGTCCTGGCACACCGCCAATGAGGCCGTCCTTGAGCGGGCTAAAACCGCCTTGATCAATGATCCCGGCCGTCTGGCCGGTGTGGAGGTCCACGGGGTGGACGAACACGTCTGGCGGCATACCCGCAAGGGCGACCGGTACGTGACGGTGATTATGGGCCTTGACCCTGTTTGTTGGACACGCTGA
- the cas7g gene encoding type I-G CRISPR-associated RAMP protein Csb1/Cas7g — translation MMTTELSLDTLRSKLADPEWAAVRVEATYQPSGGPGARVYPPTFPTNGENSPYLLEDRRCDGQVRKATVLDQVPAQNNRCEEAEAKAWRQGIIRMPMLRMRHDGAASFELIGLEAPHRAFDAYWRDCELDRVKFDRSEIGKAILAASLEDATALLTYDPATLVYGGWNSHRKGRQSKFPRLYASEMIGWDPVEGERKAGRMDPANLTGSRKGEGDEWTYSSSEGKKGTKLSEIGHGNIAPGDAHGGVTISEATRTAVLSLTATRRLGFGSMDPAAVEAARALLVALGLLGDRLAFGDAGLWLRSGCDLVVLTEQLEWIGRGGVAESFALSPSGAVRLYEEALQAALDAGMPLHLKTVELVPNEALRKAIDFSLTKAESTGE, via the coding sequence ATGATGACGACTGAACTCTCACTGGACACCCTGCGGAGCAAGCTCGCGGACCCGGAGTGGGCTGCGGTCCGCGTGGAGGCCACCTATCAGCCCAGCGGAGGTCCGGGCGCGCGCGTGTATCCGCCAACCTTCCCCACCAATGGGGAGAACTCTCCCTATCTGCTGGAGGATCGGCGCTGCGATGGTCAGGTTCGTAAGGCGACGGTGCTCGACCAGGTGCCGGCCCAGAACAACCGCTGCGAGGAAGCCGAGGCGAAGGCTTGGCGTCAGGGCATTATCCGTATGCCCATGCTGCGGATGAGGCACGATGGCGCCGCGAGCTTCGAGCTCATCGGCCTGGAGGCACCCCACCGCGCCTTCGACGCCTACTGGCGTGACTGCGAGCTTGACCGCGTCAAGTTCGACCGGTCCGAGATCGGAAAGGCGATTCTGGCCGCGTCGTTGGAGGATGCGACGGCGCTGCTGACCTATGACCCCGCCACGCTCGTCTACGGCGGCTGGAACTCCCACCGCAAGGGACGGCAGTCCAAGTTCCCGCGCCTGTACGCCAGCGAGATGATCGGTTGGGACCCGGTTGAGGGTGAGCGCAAGGCCGGGCGCATGGACCCTGCGAACCTGACCGGATCGCGCAAGGGCGAAGGCGATGAGTGGACGTACTCGTCCTCGGAAGGGAAGAAGGGGACGAAGCTCAGCGAGATTGGGCACGGCAATATCGCCCCGGGTGACGCCCACGGCGGTGTCACCATTAGCGAGGCAACTCGCACCGCCGTCCTCAGCCTCACCGCCACCCGGCGCCTGGGCTTCGGCTCCATGGATCCCGCGGCCGTCGAGGCCGCACGAGCCCTGCTCGTCGCACTCGGGCTCTTGGGGGACCGGCTCGCCTTTGGTGACGCGGGCCTTTGGCTGCGCAGCGGCTGCGACCTGGTCGTGCTGACCGAGCAGCTGGAGTGGATCGGCCGTGGTGGAGTGGCGGAGTCCTTCGCACTGTCCCCGAGTGGGGCGGTCCGGTTGTACGAGGAGGCGCTGCAGGCGGCGCTGGACGCCGGGATGCCACTGCACCTGAAGACCGTTGAGCTGGTTCCCAACGAAGCCCTGCGCAAGGCGATCGACTTCAGCCTGACCAAGGCCGAGTCCACGGGGGAGTGA
- a CDS encoding histidine phosphatase family protein — translation MTTRLVLWRHGQTEYNAGMRVQGRIDIPLNAAGREQARSAAQGLAALEPVRIICSPLLRARQTARPLAELTGVDVEFDEGLLERAFGEWEGLSRQEVEAGWPEAYECWRRGEDPVGVGMETRRAASLRVGGAFQRIADETGPSAAEAEQTVVIVSHGSAITLGVGYLLGLDLSSWFGLRGLDNCHRGIVAPGERAPGWMLVEWNVA, via the coding sequence ATGACTACCAGACTGGTTCTTTGGCGTCACGGCCAGACGGAGTACAACGCGGGGATGCGAGTGCAGGGGCGCATCGATATTCCCTTGAACGCGGCCGGCCGTGAGCAGGCTCGATCCGCCGCTCAGGGACTGGCCGCCTTGGAACCCGTGCGGATCATCTGCTCCCCGCTGTTGCGCGCTCGGCAGACCGCACGGCCACTGGCCGAGTTGACCGGCGTCGACGTCGAATTTGATGAGGGTCTGCTCGAGCGAGCCTTCGGAGAGTGGGAAGGACTGTCACGGCAGGAGGTGGAGGCGGGCTGGCCCGAGGCTTATGAATGCTGGCGCCGCGGGGAGGACCCTGTGGGTGTCGGTATGGAGACGCGGCGGGCGGCTTCGTTGCGTGTTGGCGGCGCATTTCAGCGCATTGCGGATGAGACCGGGCCATCGGCCGCGGAGGCGGAGCAGACCGTGGTAATCGTCTCGCACGGCTCCGCTATTACGCTTGGTGTCGGCTACCTGCTGGGACTCGACCTGTCTTCCTGGTTCGGGCTGCGCGGCTTGGACAACTGCCATCGTGGCATTGTGGCGCCGGGGGAGCGGGCACCGGGATGGATGCTGGTTGAGTGGAACGTGGCATGA
- the csb2 gene encoding type I-G CRISPR-associated protein Csb2, with amino-acid sequence MTLRLDITLLSERYDAGGGEDPRAAEWPPHPARVFAALRAVAGEDELGPLEKLECLAPPLIHASRAETRRSRGFVVTNHDLTISELKNKKGGHQTHPARTSVLRQRTSSLPEDARVQFDWLDDSTLSDDAVAELDRLARRVPYLGRSTSPVTLAFSRVDDPSPLPGLTTYEPTVGRSPLSIRVPYPGYLNELDALYQEDQPAWQAAGPRARRFYREVGFGETSDHSSDESNEDIPVMDEIDSPYPDLVILRFEELRPAGNLVSIFTEALRRKVMGRTEDPLPPALHGHGTPGLPHVAYLGLPFVGNEHADGQLMALAVAIPGLEHDERLRILRGIVGNDPERDVLLRVNGFKQSFRLRYVPDEMRPFTATVERWTGPVRTWATATPLVLDRFPKRGDLATAVAESLVTAGLPEPREVEVSKEPMMYGAVRLKPRELPKRCQGRLYTHARVTFDRPVHGPILAGAGRYFGVGLFAPEYGEGRR; translated from the coding sequence ATGACCCTCCGCTTGGACATCACGCTCCTGAGCGAGCGTTACGACGCCGGGGGAGGGGAGGACCCGCGTGCCGCAGAATGGCCTCCCCACCCGGCCCGGGTCTTCGCGGCTCTGCGCGCCGTAGCCGGTGAGGATGAACTAGGACCGTTGGAGAAGTTGGAGTGCCTGGCGCCGCCACTGATCCATGCCTCCAGGGCGGAGACGCGGCGTTCTCGGGGGTTTGTGGTGACGAACCACGACCTAACGATCAGCGAGCTGAAGAACAAAAAGGGAGGACACCAGACCCATCCCGCACGCACCAGCGTCTTGCGGCAGCGCACCAGCAGTCTGCCCGAAGACGCCCGCGTCCAGTTCGACTGGTTGGATGACAGCACGCTGTCCGATGACGCCGTGGCAGAGCTAGATCGCCTTGCCCGGCGCGTGCCGTACCTCGGTCGCTCGACGTCTCCGGTAACGCTCGCCTTCAGCCGGGTGGACGATCCTTCGCCGCTGCCGGGCCTGACCACCTATGAGCCGACGGTAGGACGCAGCCCCCTGAGTATCCGGGTGCCCTACCCCGGTTATCTCAATGAGCTCGACGCGCTGTATCAGGAGGATCAGCCCGCATGGCAGGCCGCCGGTCCGCGTGCGCGCCGCTTCTACCGCGAGGTCGGATTTGGCGAGACCAGTGACCACAGCAGTGATGAGAGCAACGAGGACATCCCCGTCATGGACGAGATCGATTCCCCCTACCCGGACCTGGTGATTCTCAGGTTCGAGGAACTGCGACCCGCAGGGAATCTGGTTTCCATCTTCACCGAGGCCCTGCGCCGCAAGGTTATGGGGCGGACGGAGGACCCGCTGCCTCCTGCACTGCACGGCCACGGCACGCCCGGACTGCCGCATGTGGCCTACCTGGGGCTGCCCTTCGTGGGCAACGAGCACGCCGACGGGCAGCTCATGGCCCTGGCGGTGGCGATCCCCGGCCTCGAACATGATGAACGTCTGCGCATTCTGCGGGGCATTGTCGGGAATGATCCCGAACGGGACGTCCTGCTGCGCGTTAACGGATTCAAACAGAGTTTTCGACTCCGGTATGTGCCGGATGAGATGCGGCCCTTCACTGCCACGGTCGAACGTTGGACGGGGCCAGTTCGCACGTGGGCGACGGCAACACCACTGGTCCTGGACCGCTTCCCGAAGCGCGGTGACCTCGCCACGGCAGTGGCCGAGTCACTAGTCACCGCCGGCCTGCCGGAGCCGCGTGAGGTTGAGGTGAGCAAGGAGCCGATGATGTACGGGGCCGTGCGGCTGAAGCCACGGGAGCTGCCCAAGCGCTGCCAAGGCCGTCTGTACACGCATGCGCGCGTCACCTTCGACCGTCCCGTGCACGGGCCGATTCTGGCGGGGGCGGGGCGCTACTTCGGCGTCGGGCTGTTCGCCCCCGAGTATGGGGAGGGACGGCGATGA
- a CDS encoding transcriptional regulator, with product MVEVTATRVRFRDVKPYDAPASLDELRGPYEGPIDLPHSVRWQADRLGVDVSNPGWRRMAYQALLAEGTVTEQVRLMNRDRLIETWPVLNMDPRVRVLWEGRFPQLRVSV from the coding sequence ATGGTTGAAGTGACAGCGACTCGTGTGCGGTTCCGCGACGTCAAGCCCTATGACGCGCCCGCGTCGCTCGATGAGCTGCGCGGGCCCTATGAAGGTCCCATCGACCTGCCTCACTCTGTGCGCTGGCAGGCTGATCGGCTTGGTGTGGACGTGTCGAACCCGGGCTGGCGTCGTATGGCCTATCAGGCGCTGCTTGCCGAGGGGACTGTAACGGAGCAGGTCCGCTTGATGAATCGGGATCGGCTTATTGAGACGTGGCCGGTCCTGAACATGGATCCACGTGTGCGCGTCCTGTGGGAGGGACGCTTCCCCCAGCTTCGGGTGTCCGTGTGA
- the rsfS gene encoding ribosome silencing factor: MPATEHAAELAAVLAHAATEKKAESAVAIDVSDRLPFADVFLIVSTANERQARAVVDAVDEAAFKAGAKARAREGLEELRWALLDYGEVVVHVFQAEDREYYGLERLWKDCPLVPLPAIELAATRG; this comes from the coding sequence GTGCCCGCTACTGAACACGCCGCCGAACTGGCCGCCGTCTTGGCTCACGCCGCAACCGAGAAGAAGGCGGAGAGCGCCGTCGCCATCGACGTGTCCGATCGCCTCCCCTTCGCGGATGTCTTCCTGATCGTCTCGACCGCCAATGAGCGCCAGGCACGTGCCGTCGTCGACGCCGTCGATGAGGCTGCGTTTAAAGCAGGGGCCAAGGCACGGGCGCGCGAAGGGCTCGAGGAGCTTCGTTGGGCGCTTCTCGACTACGGCGAGGTGGTAGTGCATGTCTTCCAAGCGGAGGACCGCGAGTACTACGGGCTTGAGCGCCTGTGGAAGGATTGCCCGCTGGTGCCGCTTCCCGCTATCGAGCTGGCAGCCACCCGGGGCTGA